CCAACGGCGCCCCGCCTCCGCTGCCACCGGACGCTCCGGTTGAGCAGATCATCGCCTTTGCCGACGCCACCGAGAACGGCTTCGCGGGGCTGTTTGCCGCGATGTTCAACGGCGTACCGCCGGTTGAGGGCGTGACCCGCGAGACGATCACGACCCAGGGCGGCGACGGCAACGAAATCACCCTCTTCGTGCACCGCCCAGCCAGCGCCGACGGTCCGCTGCCGGGCGTCTATCACATTCACGGCGGAGGGATGGTGCTGCTCGCGGCGGCGAATCCGGAGTACGTGTGGTGGCGCGACCGCATGGCGGCGACCGGCCTGGTCGTCGTCGGTGTCGAGTACCGCAACGGCGCCGGCAAGCTCGGCCCTCACCCGTTCCCGGCAGGGCTGCGCGACTGCATCGCCGGCCTGCGTTACACACTCGACCACCGTGACGACCTAGGCATCAGCCAGGTCATCGTGTCCGGCGAGTCCGGCGGAGGCAACCTCAGCTTGGCGACCTCCATCACCGCCAACAACGAAGGCTGGGTCGACGAGATCTCCGGTGTCTACGCCGAGTGCCCATATATCTCCGGCGCGTACGCCGATCCCCCGCCTGAGTTGACTTCGCTGCATGAGAACGACGGTTACTTCCTGCGGTGCGACCTGATGGCGCTGCTGGTGTCGGCATACGACCCGGGCGGGGAGAACCTCCGCAACCCGAGGGCGTGGCCCCTCAACGCGAGTACGCCGGATCTCGCCGGCTTTCCGCCCACCGTGATCTCGGTAAACGAGCTTGACCCGCTGCGCGATGAGGGCCTGCAGTTCCTGCGCAACCTGTGGGCGGCCGGCGTACCCGCGCGAGGACGCGTCACACCGGGAACGACCCATGCCGGCGACATCCTGCTCGGCCCGGTCAATGCCCCCGAGCTCACGGACGCGACCGCAGAAGACCTCCGCGCGTTCGCGTACGCCGTAGCGCACAATCCGGCTCGTTAGCACGTAGCGTTTCAGTCACCTGGTGACGCAAACGCTACGCGGTAAGCGCGGGAGGGCATTCGCGGCACGATGTTGCCTCTCCCCGCCACCCGCGGTTGTTGAGAGCGAGACCGACGGTGTGCGCCGTACGGCACCCTCGATCGAAGACCTGGCCCCAGCCGAGCCGAGCCGTCACCCGTCCGGTCGCAAACGCGGCCAGGTCACGTTCGAGGTCGAGGTCACGGTCGCGCACGGATGAGTGATACATCCGCCCGTCGAGCTCCATGATCACGCCAAACTCGGCGTACTCCGCATCGCGGTAGAGCGTGCCCTTTGCCGACTCGCGAAACTGACGCCGCGCGGTCGGCAGCCCGTGGCGACGCTCCACTCTGACCAGATAGCCGTGCTCGAGCGCCGAGCAGGTGCCTTCGGCAATATCGCCGATCACCTGCTCGAGGAATCGCCGCCGATTTACCCGAGTACGCCGGGCAAGCGCAGCCTGCAGCCGCGCTGGGGTGGTGATTCTGGCTCGAACGGCGTCGGCAAGGTAGCCGATCGCATCGATGTCGCGCGCGGCGATCGCCGCTAGGTCGATGACCGCTTCCTCGGGGCGTACTCGCGGTGGGGAGGTGTGCCACAGCGCTCGTTCCGAGAGCCCGTTGATGCGGTGGATCTCGATCCCCGCCTGAGGTCGAATCGAGCGCGCGCCGTCGATGGCAATCTGCATCGGCTCACCGTCGTCATAGGAACGGCGCCCTGGGCCATCGGCGGCTCGGCGGGCGGACGCATGAGACAACGCTGCGGGCTCGCCGTAGAGCACGGCGGCCCAAGCCCGTTGCTGCCAGGTCAGCGGTCCGGTGTGGTTGACGTAGACCCCGGTGTGCACTCGGGCCCACTCGTTGCGCCGTACCAACCGGCGAATGTCGTGCTCCCCCGCGC
The nucleotide sequence above comes from Epidermidibacterium keratini. Encoded proteins:
- a CDS encoding alpha/beta hydrolase fold domain-containing protein, translating into MDPRLLATLAAYGLDTNGAPPPLPPDAPVEQIIAFADATENGFAGLFAAMFNGVPPVEGVTRETITTQGGDGNEITLFVHRPASADGPLPGVYHIHGGGMVLLAAANPEYVWWRDRMAATGLVVVGVEYRNGAGKLGPHPFPAGLRDCIAGLRYTLDHRDDLGISQVIVSGESGGGNLSLATSITANNEGWVDEISGVYAECPYISGAYADPPPELTSLHENDGYFLRCDLMALLVSAYDPGGENLRNPRAWPLNASTPDLAGFPPTVISVNELDPLRDEGLQFLRNLWAAGVPARGRVTPGTTHAGDILLGPVNAPELTDATAEDLRAFAYAVAHNPAR
- a CDS encoding type IV toxin-antitoxin system AbiEi family antitoxin domain-containing protein — encoded protein: MDNRAVAELLDRQNGVISRAQAVACGAGEHDIRRLVRRNEWARVHTGVYVNHTGPLTWQQRAWAAVLYGEPAALSHASARRAADGPGRRSYDDGEPMQIAIDGARSIRPQAGIEIHRINGLSERALWHTSPPRVRPEEAVIDLAAIAARDIDAIGYLADAVRARITTPARLQAALARRTRVNRRRFLEQVIGDIAEGTCSALEHGYLVRVERRHGLPTARRQFRESAKGTLYRDAEYAEFGVIMELDGRMYHSSVRDRDLDLERDLAAFATGRVTARLGWGQVFDRGCRTAHTVGLALNNRGWRGEATSCRECPPALTA